The Vibrio tapetis subsp. tapetis genome segment CTTCTGCATTACCACTTAATGAGCTATATTGGCATTGACCAAGAACCGTTATATAAAGCCCTGGTGTGAATAAATTTTCGACTACGGTATCTTCAGAAAAACAGTGATTCACAAAACGCACCCAACTGTGACTTTCAGCGTCCAGCTCAAGATGTTCGAAGGTAGTGAGGTTTTGAATTGAAATACTTTCCACGTGGCGCCCTTCCTAGAGAATCGTCGATACCGTTGCTTCGTAACTGAGCTGACAATATACATTCCGAATGATAATCATTATCATATACGTAATTGATAGAAATGTAACTCCATACGATCCGAAATGCTCCCTGACCGCAGAAAATACCTAACACTTCGCAAGGCTCAAAACTTTGATGATTCAAATACTATTTTGTTAGCTTTAGAAACGAAGAAAGCCCTGACTTTTTTCAGTCAAGGCTTTCACAGTGAGGACTCACGACTAAGTTCCTCACTCACTGCACAAATGCAATATTTCCTAAGTCGGCGAAAGAAGCAGGACAAACGACATCACTTTTAGCCGACGCTAAGCTTACTCTTTCGTTCCGCTTACTTCTGAGGAAGAACCTTTACTTCCAATACCGTATCGATATCGATGAGCCTAGCTGCAGCCAAAATATCCTCTTTAGTCACGGCAGCCAGTTTTTCTCCTGTCATTCCATCCGCTTCGATCATGTCTGGATATGTTTGAGCGGTTGAAACCAGAGCAAACCAATAACCATTACTCTCGACTTGCTGCGCGACTGCGTCGACTAAAGGCGTCACAGCTCGAGTGAGTTCATCATCGGTGATAGGTGTCGTTTGCAGTGAACGCAGCACATTTTTATACGCTTCAAATACACTATCGACTTGATCCAATGTCGTGTTGCTGTTCATCACTAAATAACCGAAATCTTTGAAGTTATACGATTGTTGACGTCCTACCCAGGGACTATAAGCTGCGCCCATTGCTTCCCTGATTTGTTTGGTTACACGCTGCTGAATGACATGCTCTAACAACAAGAAATCCAATGCTTGTTCGGTATTTCGAGCATCAGGTAAGTTCCAATAACTACTGGCTAAAGCCGTTGTTTTATCACCTTCATGATACCAAGTGACGTTCTCTTTTTTGATTTGGGGAAAGGCTATTTGGTAACGATCTAAGGTGTCATTAAGCTTAATATCTAAAGCGCCGAAAGTTTGCGCTACGTAATCTATCGCTTGCTGATTAGAGATATCGCCAACAACGCCAATCTCGATTGGCCCTTTGGCCACCGCACTCTCCACAATCGGTTTTAGATCCGACATGCTCACTTTATTAAGAGCATCTACCGTCGGCGGCGCCCATCGGAGGTCTCCGCCTCGCAGCTTTTGGCCAATGTGAAAATCTCTCACTTGCTCTGGGCTTTCTTGGTAAGTCTCTAAGTACTGTTTTACCGATTGTAAAGAGAAAGACTTCCCCTCTTCACGATAGCCCCCCTCTGTCATCAAAGCCGTAAAAACTCTCAGTTGATTAAGCACGTCTTCTTGAACTACTGCTTGTTGGGTTACAAATGCATTAGTGGTTACATGTGATTGCAAACCCATCGTGGTGCCCGAGAAAATACGCCCAAGCTCATTGATATCGTGCGCTTTAAGGCCGCCCGTTGCCATACCAACATTGTACAACTCAATAAGTGGCGCTTGAGCCGATGTAAGCGCCATTTTGCCTTTCCCCACCCTAACAGACAGGTAAACGACACCGCTTTCGAAATCGGTTTGTTTTACATTCAGCATCACACCATTTTCAAAACGGTAACTCGCTATGTTGCCATAATCCGATGTTCCAAGAAGTTTGGCTTTACCTGGTTGACCAAAATTCTGATAAGCGAACTCTGTGGTAACTTGCTCTTTGTACGGTTTGACTTGCTCGGCTTCACTTCTGACGTAAGCTTCAAGAACTTTTCTATGAATAATATCGATATCACGTCGCTTGGTTAAATAGATACGAGGGGGATGAGAAGCCCAACGCTTATTGAACGCTTCATTAACTGCTTGGCGTGTAAGCTGCCCTTTTAGCTCTTCAAACAAGGCAAGATCAGATTGTGCCGAAAGCATAATGTAACCGCTGTCGACCGCATTCATCGCGTGATTAGCTAATGCCGAACTGGATGCATCACCTGCGGTTTCTGCATTAAGCTTTAAGTCTTTTTCTAAGGCCATTAGTTGTCTCGATATCTCGCCGGGTGTAAAACCAAACTCGGCCGCCTGACGCAGAGTTCGCTCAAGAATCCTTACCCCATATGTTCCTTCGTTGTCAGCAGTAGTTAAGCCAATTTTACTGACGCGAGCAAAGCCGTAATCCAGCGACGAGTACATTGTTGAAGACAATATGTCACCGTTGCTTTCATACAAAATAGTGTCTAAACGTTTAGACAAAGCCCTGCGCCCTATCAAGTGCGTCCAATAATCCAGTACGGTTTCTTTTGAGCGAGCTTTTGGCTGCTCTTTCTCTATAAAGTTGAATTCAATTTGTGTTTCAATATTCGGGTCGACAAACACGTGCACTTCTTTATGAGTAGGCAGCACTAAATCAAACTTCGGATCCATTGCAGGTTGATATTCACTGTTCGTCCAGTTCGAAAAGTAATGCTTAACTCTCTCTAACATCACTTTACGTGGTAAATCTCCAGCCAAAATCAATGTCGTGTTCTTAGGAGCATAAAAAGTTTGGTAAAACTGACGTAAGTCGCGTTGCGTCACTTGCTCCATGCCCTTAATGGTTCCTAAGCCAATCTTTTGCGTTAAATCAGTACCTTTATAAAGGTAGTTCCCTTGATCAATGAATCGCTCTAACCAAACCGACTGCCGCTCTCTAACTTCTGAGAGGATCACCTTACGTTCACGTTCGATGGCATCTTTATCTAAGCTCAATTCAGAGGCGGTTTCGCGTAGCAAAAACAAGGCCGTGTTAACGCTCTCTGTATCCGCTTTAGGTAAGTCCAAGCGATAATTGGTGTTAGTCATGTCGGTCGTGGCATTCGTGTCGGCACCAAAAGCCAAACCGTGCCTTTCAAGCATGGCTACCATTTCTCCCTCAGGTACGTTGGTTGACCCATTGAAAGCCATATGCTCTAGAAAATGAGCAAGGCCCGGTTCGTCTCCTGTTTCTTGAAACGATCCTGCATCCACCAGCATTCGTATCGAAAGACCTTTCTTAGGCGTATCATTTTCAACGGTAATGACACGTAAGCCATTATCGAGTAACACCGACTGATAACGGGCATCAAGTGTCACATCCGATTGCGAAAACCAATTCGCTGATTCATTGGGTGCGGAAGTCGCCGTAAGTGGAAGACACGCCAAAGAGAGCAGTAATAGTTTGGTAGGAATTTTGGAATTAAACATAAAACACACAGACAACAAGTGATAATTAAGCTCAATCCTGTAGACCAGATAAATGCTTGTCAAGCAGTTAATAGCTACCCTAAATTAGATTGTATATTAGTAATATAGGCGAGATTCGATGCAAGTTCACATCGCCGATATTCACCACAATTGTTTCAATCGGCGTCACGTCTCCCCCCCCATCAGAGACCGTCATCCTGCTCTGTTATCGATGGGCAAACTTAAATAATGAACTTGATGCAGCCATTGCGATGCGATGGTTTGGTACTCCCCCTTACTAAGCTTCTTAAAGTCGGCGGCTGCACTATCGTATTGTTGCAATTCAAAATAACTGATCCCTCTAAGTAGCCTCCAATAGTCATTTTGAGGTTCCGTCGAGATCTGCCGTGTGAGCAACGGAAGCGCTTTTGCCCATTCGCCTTGGCTATAAGCTAACTGCGTTTGTGTCGCTAACAATGGCTCATTGGGGTGTTGTTCTAAATAACTCAACGCTTTTTTCTGTTGACGCGACAACAGCAATGACTTCAGCATTAAGCCTTGAAAGGTCATGTCATTCTTCAATTGAGATTGATGCTTTGACAATACTTGCGCCGCACCTAGCGGAGCATTTTCAGTGAGCATCAATTGGGCCAACAAAAGTATATTCTTACTCTCAAGTAAATGGCGGTCATCTAACCCAGACAATACTGCGATGGCTTGTTTTTGTTGATTTTGTAACAAGTAATTATAAGCCAACCCTAGCCAGTATTTCTTTTGTTGAGGGTATAATTTCGTCAGTTTTTTCAGCAACCGATTTGCTTTGTTTGGCGATTTCGATTGCTGATAAACGGCCAGTAGAAATTGATACCTTTCTTGTGTTGGCCGCTTATCGATCGCAGAAACGATCGAATGCTCAGCATCATTCCACATCTTCAGATGATAAGCACTATAAGCGCTGATGCTATCGACTTCCGCTTGAATTTGCGCTGTTGGAAACGCTTGCTTATCTGCTTTCCATAAGTTCGAGGTAAGATGCTCTTGCCACTGCTGTGTGAACACCAATGCCTCTGAGTATTGCTCAGTCTGATACGATAATTGAATCGCCAAATTGAGTAACTGACTCTGCTCTTGGATTGTAGGATCGTAGCTCAGTAATTCAACCGCTAGATCACGGCCACATATGTACTTCTGAAACTGCAAACACGCTTGTAAATATAAGCCAGCTGCGACGCGTTTATTTGCCGTTCCCTGCCCTTTTTGTTGCTTATAAAATCGTGCTATAGGGGCAATATCTGCACTTGGATCCTCAGTTAACCAACGATGTAATACTTGATAGCGTTCTATCACGTCGATATTCACTTGCGCGGCCACGACAGGGCTAAATAAGCAAAACAGAAAACAAAACCGTACAAGCATCGCTTACTTCTCCAATTGATAATTCACAACAACGCGTTGCCATTCTTGCCCCTTCTCCGGTGCAACAAATCGCCAACGCATCACGGCACGCAATGCCGATTGCAAAAAAACACCTTCAGGCGATTCATTCACCACTCGATGTTGTAAAGGCGCCCCTTTCTCGTCAATCAACAAATCAAGGGCTATATTGCCCTCAATACCCTTACGCTTTGCACTTTGCGGGTACTGAGGTGGCACTTGAAATGTGGGCTTAGCCATCGCAATACTCGCTTGAATCTGACTGCCTTCTGCCCAATTTTTTGACGACATATTGAATTGATAGGTTCTCGACATTTCCAACGACAGCTTAGGCTCAAAAGTGACTTTAGGTAGCACGACGTTCGTGACCGACTCCGCTAACACAAAATCCACGATACTAGGCCGTGCAGGTGCCGGGTTAGGAGCTGTCGCTACCTCGACGGGCAGCGGCCCTTCGGGCTCAATACGCGTTTCAGGTTGCTGAGAATACATACTGTAAATGGGATACGACAAAGGCTCATCTCGCTCGGCATTGGGTGCGATCAAACTGCTCACCAATAAGGCCAACAGGACATTAACCGCCAATGCTGCAATGGCAATAAGTAAGTAATGGGCGCTACTTCTCTTGGGTAGCAACAGCAACATTGCCGACTCCTACAAGACGTAAACTGTCGATCACTTCAATCAATTTTCCTGTCGGTACCCGTTTGTCTGCCTTGATTACCGCATTGCTCATAGGTTGCACTTGTACCTGTATACTCGCTAATGTTTTTAGTTTAGAGAGTGAGACTCGAGCCTCTTCGAACCACAACTGACCACTCTCGTCGATTGTAACATTCAATGAACGATTCTCACTTTGAGTCGAACTGCTTGAGCTTGGCCGGTCGATTGGGATACTCGAGTCTTTTTGAAAGGTCGCAGAGAGAATAAAGAAAATGAGCAATATAAACACAACGTCGATCAATGGCGTTAAATCAACCTGTGCGGAATCCTCCGCAGTTACATACGATTTAATTTTCATAACATTCTAATTTTTGTTTGAGCGTTAACAGTAAATGTTGGTTTCGTCTTTGTAGATGGTAAGCAAAGTACATCCCAGACAACGCTGCGACTAAACCTGCCAACGTAGTCAGCATCGCTTGACTGATCCCATCGGAAACGGCTTGCAATACATCGTCACTATTTAGGCGAGAAAAACAGCGCATCATGCCATCAACGGTTCCAAGTAAGCCAAGCATAGGTAACACTCGAACAAACAACCGAATTTCAGCCAAACCTTTTTGTAGATGCAAACGGACTTGGCTTAACCACCCCTGAATCAACAGCACCTGATCAGGTTTTGCCATGCAAGAGTAGCAGGACAAGGTTGCCTTCAAAGTCTGTGCATATTCTTGGTTGGAAAACTGAGATAAGCTCCAATAGCACCGCAGGATCAGCCCCCACATGATGAGAGAAATCAAAACGATCCCCCCCATCACACCACTCACATTCTCGGTCGATAATCCTATCAAGCTAAGCATTGCTGCCTCGAACGATGTCGTTTATCCACCACTAGGCTAGCGACTTGATGCTCGACGATTTCAGCTAGGCTTAAAGCCCGTGATTTCACGACACAATGCAATAGCAATAGAGGAATCGCCGTTAACAAGCCCATCTTTGTGGTCAGTAAAGCTTCGGCTATTCCACCAGAAAGCAGCTCACTGTTCGAAACACCTTGAGAAGTCAAAATAGAAAATGTTTCGATCATGCCGCCAACTGTCCCCAAAAGCCCCATAAGAGGAGCAATAGCAGCAAGTACTGCAAGAGTACCAATACCCTTATTTAACCAAGGCATCTCTTTACTTACGCTTGCATCAACCACATCTTCAATGTGCTCCGCTTCTTGGCAAGACTGCAATTTAAGCAACACGCGGCCCAATAAATTACTCGATTCAGGTGTATCGAGTTGTAATAGTTGCTTGTTAACTTCTCTTTGCTCTTTAGTTAGAACGACAAAGCGGAAAAGACCAATGGCGAAACCAAACGCCGCAACACAGCCAATCAGTGCACCCACCACGCCAGCTGAGCGATACGTGTCAAACCAACCAGATTGATATTTTGCGTTTGCCAACATAACACCAAATGTCGGATCTATGAGCCACTGCGAAACAGGAATTTCTAGCTGAGGCTGAGGTTCCAGCTGTTGCCATAACTGGCGTTCAGGAAGGTATTTAAGCCACCCATATTGTTCTGAATACTGGCTAAACGGACCAATATGTTGAATAAGAGACTTAACGACTTGACCGTTTGTCAAGACCACCTCTCCTCCTTTTAACCCCACCTTCGCGGTCGCGACCAATTGACCTGATAGCTCAATCCAAAATTGACGAATGTCTTCAATATCTACGTTGCGCTTGGATAGGTCTTGATGGTCTTCACTGAGTTTCCAGCTACTAAACTGACGGGCGTTATTGGAGAAACTCACATATTGAACCTGAGTGGTTTCTATCACATCATTAAGAGTTTCTCGACTCTGATTAAGTTGTTTTCTCTTCGTTTCCAACGCTTGCTGAAGCTCAATAATGCGTATTTCTAAATCTCGGTTATCTTGGTTAATCTGCGCTAAACGCTGTTTGGTATCTGTTACATCCGCCACCAAAACAGACAAATCTTGCTGCTTATTAGCACGAAAGCCCTCCACTTGAGCGTGTTGTATTTTATTAGTTTGTTTAAGTTGTTGCAGGATTTCTTCTAACCCTTGAGCTTGTAAAAAAAGGGAAGCAACAGCAAAATCACAGGCACAAAACGAAAGCTGATCATATTATTTAGATGAGTCATAAAACACCTATAAAGAAGCGTTATTTGCAAGTGCAGGAATGCGTAACAACGAGGGCGAATAACTGACATTTACGGCATCAATCGATCGCTTGAGCAGAGCCGATTGCTGATCGTCTAATGTTTGCCAGCCTGAACCGCTCTTCCACTGTGCACCTGTCTTTGCGTCTAAACTCAGGTAGTAATAACCAACACGCCCAACACGTAGAAAATTCACTTCTTGGGTAGGTGATAATCTCCCTTGCCAAGTTTCGACACTGTGTCCGTACCCAATTTCAACCTGATAGGCCTCAATAAGCTTGTTTAGTTTTTGTGCTGACGTAGCCGTCGGGTCCGCCAACTTTTCCTTTAACAACGACAAACGCAGTGACCGCTCTTGCATCAAGAAAGGCAAATCTTGCTCTACCAGAGCCTCTAAACCTTGATGCATTTCCGTTAACAACGGCAGCAAACGGATTTTTGTCTTTCGCATGTTATCCATCTCGTCGTCTAGCTCAACAAGCGCAGACTCTAACTGCTTTACTTGAAATGCGAGTTGCTGTCGGTATTTGGATTGCAGCCTCAATTCATAGCCTAATTGGCGACGATCTTCAGTGTACTGCTGAACCTGCCTGTCTAGAGACTCCACCTGTCGTTGTGACGCGACAGTCACAGACAAGCTCTGTAATTCCTCTTTAATGACGTCATCTGTCTTGACCTCCGCCCTGACTTGAGTAGAACACAAAAGGAAAGTGTAAATAACTGATATTATCAATTTATCAGAATTAAAGTTTGTTTGAAAAGAAAGCATATTTATAGGGGAAGCGAATGATATGTGAGTAACTATTATATGCCAATGATAATTATTTTCACTTAAAAGATAAACAACTATTTTAAAATTACACTGATGAACTTGATAAACACATTAAAAACAACAAGTTAAATTAACAAACAACATTATTACAACTTGATTTTATTAAGGTACGACCGGCTTCCGAAAGAAAGTTCAAAATTATTTTATTTTTTTCCACATCACTTGTTAACAAATTGAAAACAGATCACACACCCATTTGGTATATTATTCTAAATGAAATTAATTCTTACAAAGTGAGGTACACACTATTTCATTAGAATTAACTCACTTACATTACCGCGCATAATTCCCCTCTAAAATTAACAATATTTGAACATTTAAAATCAGAAATCAAAGAAAAATCAGCCATATGAATCGAGTTTAGCTCATTTACTAAGTGAATATTTTGCTGATAACATAATTGAGAACTATTCTCACTTACAAAAATAAACTATGACACATCTCAACAAAACTTCGCTTGCTGTATTCATCAGCGCCGCGCTTTTTGCCGGCTCTAGCGCTTACGCCGCTAGCACTGCTCAACCAAACCCAGAAGATCAACTAACCGTAACGGTCACCGATAAACAAGATGATGATCTCTCGTCGAAACAAACCATCGATCAAGAGGCCATAAAAAATACCCCTTCGGGAAATGGCAACCTAAGCGACTATTTAAAGTCCAACCCAAACGTACGTTACGCCGAAAGCGATCAAAGTGGTTTTACCAATGGAGAAATTAAACCGGCGTCAATCTCTATTAACGGTGCAGACCCAAGCCAAACGGCCTATATGTTAGACGGTATTAATATCAACAATGACATCGACCCTACTGGAGGCCTGTTTGAAGGTCATATAGGTGTAATACCAAGTCAAAGTTCTGAACAAGCCTATTTCTTTGACGCTAATATGTTAGCGGGCGTGACTGTTTACGACAGTAATGTGCCTGCAAATTTGGGTGGCTTTACAGGCGGCGCGGTGGTTGCTGAAACACGCCAATACAGCGGTAAAAGTCACACCCAGTTGAAATACCGTGGCACGCGTTCTAGCTGGGCTTCAATGAAGGTCGACGACAACATTAAAAACGACCTCGACGCAGCAATCCCACTGAGTAACGGTGCCATTTATCAACCAATTTATAAGAAAGAATTTTTTAGCCTCGTTACCGAACAAGGCATTACCGATAACATAGGTATGGTGCTTGGCTTTAGTCGCCGAGACTCAAACATTCGACAATCTCGTCAAATCAATCCAGCAGGTGACCGTGACAACCAAGATCACACTCGCCGCTCTGACAACATTTTGGCCAACTTCAATTGGACGCCAGACGTTAATCGCAGTTTGGAGCTGGGCTTACGCTATTCTGATTATAAGGAAGGCAAATATTTTGCTGATAATATCGACGGTAATGTCACAGACACCCACCAAGCCTATGGCACAACCTTAAGATGGAAACAATATTTAGCCAAAGGAACGCTAACGGCGACCGCAGCCTACGATAAGTTCGCTGACCAGCGTGAATCTAATAGCTCGCACGCCATACAAACCTTTGATATTGGTAACGACCGAAACTACGAAAGTGGCGGCTACGGCGACAGTCAAATCGCCCAACAAAACACCAACTTCATGCTCGATTATGCGCTTGACCCACTAACTTGGGGAAAAACAACGCATGCTATCAAATTAGGGGCTAGCCATCAGATCACCAACTATGATTTTAATCGAGATCAAAACGTAATCGTTGACCAACGAACCCTCTTTGCTGGCATGGAGTTTGGCGATACAAAAACGGTCTCGCAAGGTAACGTCAGTACTAAGTATCAGAATTCGACCGCTTATGCACAAGACATCATAAAGTGGAACAATCTTACTCTGCGCCCAGGGGTGCGAATTGAAAAAGACGATTACCTCGGTAATACCAATATTGCCCCACGGTTCTCAGCGAACTGGCAAGCACTGGCTAACACACGCCTTAATTTAGGCTTGAACCGCTACTACGGGCGTTCATTTGCTTCCATGAAGCTAGCCGGAGAGATTTTAAAACTAGATGAAAACCATTCTAGACGCTACGAATCTATTGACGGATTAAATACCCCTTACGCCGATGAGCTCAGTCTAGGCATCAACCAAAACGTCGGCAACTTTGCGCTAACTGCTCGCTATGTTCTGCGTAAGAACAAACAGCGATTAGTACCGGACGAAAAAGGCTCTGGTAACAACATAGTTGAAGAATACCGTAACGGCAGTGACTTCAACGTTAACATCTACACTTTGCAAGTGAGTAACGTAACCCCTTGGGTCGTTGGTCCTACTCATTGGAATACAACATTGGGTGCAGACTGGATTGACACTGATCGCAGTGACCTTCAAAAAAATATTAACCCAGATGAGTTAATTTTCCTTGATGGAAAAATGATGACCCGTCGACAGGCAGAACAAACCGTCAATAGCAGTGAGGAAGAATGGATGGTTCGCCTCGGCTTAGATATGCAACTGCCTAAGTATAATATCACCTGGGCGAACAAGGTGTATGTTAAAGCACCAATCACCGGTTACGAATACGATACTGATACCTCAATAGGTATCAGTAAATTCAATAGCTTTGACTTTGGCACCCACACCCAATGGGATACCCGAGTCCGCTGGCAGCCGCACCTCATTGCTACTCACAACATGTATGTGCAAGTCGATGTGCTTAACGTGCTTAACCAAGTTCGTCAGAAAACGGCTAGAGCAAGCCGCCAAGGCGATTACGGCGAATACACACCAGGCCGCGAATTTTGGCTTGAGCTAGGTTACGAATTCTAACCCCCTCTTAATTAAACACAAATAAGTGTTCCTAATTCAGCTCTGCTATTGGCAGAGCTGAACGCGTTATTGTCTAACGGTGATGTATGTTTCATAAAACAGAATTAGTATTAAAGAATAAGCGCTTTCTCGCGCAAGTCTGGGCGCTATCGGCTCCCTATTGGCGAAGTAATGAAAAAGGCATCGCCTGGTTATTGCTAACGATCGTCGTCGGCCTCAATTATCTGATCGTCGAAGTTGCTGTGCTTTATAGCAACTGGAACCGTGATTTTTTCAACCTAATGCAAAATGCTGAATGGGAGAACTTCTGGTCTATGCTTGGGACGTTCGTCTTGATTATGGGCGTCTATACGGTCGTGGATTTGGTCGAAGAGTATTTACGCCGTGGATTACGCATCCGCTGGCGTCGCTGGTTAACTCACACCTTTTTACAAAAATGGTTAGGCAAAAAACGGCTTTATCGCCATCAATTGC includes the following:
- a CDS encoding tetratricopeptide repeat protein, coding for MLVRFCFLFCLFSPVVAAQVNIDVIERYQVLHRWLTEDPSADIAPIARFYKQQKGQGTANKRVAAGLYLQACLQFQKYICGRDLAVELLSYDPTIQEQSQLLNLAIQLSYQTEQYSEALVFTQQWQEHLTSNLWKADKQAFPTAQIQAEVDSISAYSAYHLKMWNDAEHSIVSAIDKRPTQERYQFLLAVYQQSKSPNKANRLLKKLTKLYPQQKKYWLGLAYNYLLQNQQKQAIAVLSGLDDRHLLESKNILLLAQLMLTENAPLGAAQVLSKHQSQLKNDMTFQGLMLKSLLLSRQQKKALSYLEQHPNEPLLATQTQLAYSQGEWAKALPLLTRQISTEPQNDYWRLLRGISYFELQQYDSAAADFKKLSKGEYQTIASQWLHQVHYLSLPIDNRAG
- a CDS encoding TonB-dependent receptor plug domain-containing protein, with protein sequence MTHLNKTSLAVFISAALFAGSSAYAASTAQPNPEDQLTVTVTDKQDDDLSSKQTIDQEAIKNTPSGNGNLSDYLKSNPNVRYAESDQSGFTNGEIKPASISINGADPSQTAYMLDGININNDIDPTGGLFEGHIGVIPSQSSEQAYFFDANMLAGVTVYDSNVPANLGGFTGGAVVAETRQYSGKSHTQLKYRGTRSSWASMKVDDNIKNDLDAAIPLSNGAIYQPIYKKEFFSLVTEQGITDNIGMVLGFSRRDSNIRQSRQINPAGDRDNQDHTRRSDNILANFNWTPDVNRSLELGLRYSDYKEGKYFADNIDGNVTDTHQAYGTTLRWKQYLAKGTLTATAAYDKFADQRESNSSHAIQTFDIGNDRNYESGGYGDSQIAQQNTNFMLDYALDPLTWGKTTHAIKLGASHQITNYDFNRDQNVIVDQRTLFAGMEFGDTKTVSQGNVSTKYQNSTAYAQDIIKWNNLTLRPGVRIEKDDYLGNTNIAPRFSANWQALANTRLNLGLNRYYGRSFASMKLAGEILKLDENHSRRYESIDGLNTPYADELSLGINQNVGNFALTARYVLRKNKQRLVPDEKGSGNNIVEEYRNGSDFNVNIYTLQVSNVTPWVVGPTHWNTTLGADWIDTDRSDLQKNINPDELIFLDGKMMTRRQAEQTVNSSEEEWMVRLGLDMQLPKYNITWANKVYVKAPITGYEYDTDTSIGISKFNSFDFGTHTQWDTRVRWQPHLIATHNMYVQVDVLNVLNQVRQKTARASRQGDYGEYTPGREFWLELGYEF
- a CDS encoding M16 family metallopeptidase, whose translation is MFNSKIPTKLLLLSLACLPLTATSAPNESANWFSQSDVTLDARYQSVLLDNGLRVITVENDTPKKGLSIRMLVDAGSFQETGDEPGLAHFLEHMAFNGSTNVPEGEMVAMLERHGLAFGADTNATTDMTNTNYRLDLPKADTESVNTALFLLRETASELSLDKDAIERERKVILSEVRERQSVWLERFIDQGNYLYKGTDLTQKIGLGTIKGMEQVTQRDLRQFYQTFYAPKNTTLILAGDLPRKVMLERVKHYFSNWTNSEYQPAMDPKFDLVLPTHKEVHVFVDPNIETQIEFNFIEKEQPKARSKETVLDYWTHLIGRRALSKRLDTILYESNGDILSSTMYSSLDYGFARVSKIGLTTADNEGTYGVRILERTLRQAAEFGFTPGEISRQLMALEKDLKLNAETAGDASSSALANHAMNAVDSGYIMLSAQSDLALFEELKGQLTRQAVNEAFNKRWASHPPRIYLTKRRDIDIIHRKVLEAYVRSEAEQVKPYKEQVTTEFAYQNFGQPGKAKLLGTSDYGNIASYRFENGVMLNVKQTDFESGVVYLSVRVGKGKMALTSAQAPLIELYNVGMATGGLKAHDINELGRIFSGTTMGLQSHVTTNAFVTQQAVVQEDVLNQLRVFTALMTEGGYREEGKSFSLQSVKQYLETYQESPEQVRDFHIGQKLRGGDLRWAPPTVDALNKVSMSDLKPIVESAVAKGPIEIGVVGDISNQQAIDYVAQTFGALDIKLNDTLDRYQIAFPQIKKENVTWYHEGDKTTALASSYWNLPDARNTEQALDFLLLEHVIQQRVTKQIREAMGAAYSPWVGRQQSYNFKDFGYLVMNSNTTLDQVDSVFEAYKNVLRSLQTTPITDDELTRAVTPLVDAVAQQVESNGYWFALVSTAQTYPDMIEADGMTGEKLAAVTKEDILAAARLIDIDTVLEVKVLPQK
- a CDS encoding MotA/TolQ/ExbB proton channel family protein, which encodes MSVLVADVTDTKQRLAQINQDNRDLEIRIIELQQALETKRKQLNQSRETLNDVIETTQVQYVSFSNNARQFSSWKLSEDHQDLSKRNVDIEDIRQFWIELSGQLVATAKVGLKGGEVVLTNGQVVKSLIQHIGPFSQYSEQYGWLKYLPERQLWQQLEPQPQLEIPVSQWLIDPTFGVMLANAKYQSGWFDTYRSAGVVGALIGCVAAFGFAIGLFRFVVLTKEQREVNKQLLQLDTPESSNLLGRVLLKLQSCQEAEHIEDVVDASVSKEMPWLNKGIGTLAVLAAIAPLMGLLGTVGGMIETFSILTSQGVSNSELLSGGIAEALLTTKMGLLTAIPLLLLHCVVKSRALSLAEIVEHQVASLVVDKRHRSRQQCLA
- a CDS encoding MotA/TolQ/ExbB proton channel family protein, which translates into the protein MLSLIGLSTENVSGVMGGIVLISLIMWGLILRCYWSLSQFSNQEYAQTLKATLSCYSCMAKPDQVLLIQGWLSQVRLHLQKGLAEIRLFVRVLPMLGLLGTVDGMMRCFSRLNSDDVLQAVSDGISQAMLTTLAGLVAALSGMYFAYHLQRRNQHLLLTLKQKLECYEN
- a CDS encoding ExbD/TolR family protein; translated protein: MKIKSYVTAEDSAQVDLTPLIDVVFILLIFFILSATFQKDSSIPIDRPSSSSSTQSENRSLNVTIDESGQLWFEEARVSLSKLKTLASIQVQVQPMSNAVIKADKRVPTGKLIEVIDSLRLVGVGNVAVATQEK
- a CDS encoding DUF3450 domain-containing protein — its product is MLSFQTNFNSDKLIISVIYTFLLCSTQVRAEVKTDDVIKEELQSLSVTVASQRQVESLDRQVQQYTEDRRQLGYELRLQSKYRQQLAFQVKQLESALVELDDEMDNMRKTKIRLLPLLTEMHQGLEALVEQDLPFLMQERSLRLSLLKEKLADPTATSAQKLNKLIEAYQVEIGYGHSVETWQGRLSPTQEVNFLRVGRVGYYYLSLDAKTGAQWKSGSGWQTLDDQQSALLKRSIDAVNVSYSPSLLRIPALANNASL
- a CDS encoding energy transducer TonB, with product MLLLLPKRSSAHYLLIAIAALAVNVLLALLVSSLIAPNAERDEPLSYPIYSMYSQQPETRIEPEGPLPVEVATAPNPAPARPSIVDFVLAESVTNVVLPKVTFEPKLSLEMSRTYQFNMSSKNWAEGSQIQASIAMAKPTFQVPPQYPQSAKRKGIEGNIALDLLIDEKGAPLQHRVVNESPEGVFLQSALRAVMRWRFVAPEKGQEWQRVVVNYQLEK